One stretch of Nitratiruptor tergarcus DSM 16512 DNA includes these proteins:
- the murC gene encoding UDP-N-acetylmuramate--L-alanine ligase produces MKLHFIGIGGIGLSGLARFMKHEGYEVSGSDIKWTPLLKKLQQEGIKVFVPQAADNITQDIDIVIYSAAIKANNPELLAAKKAGIRTLSRREALPLILSGKKIYAVAGAHGKSTTSAILASILNNSSAIIGAESKEFGSNVRYKQTETVVFEADESDASFLQIEPHCAVVTNAEPEHMEFYNHDLDLFYDAYREFLKKAKVRVINAEDPFLESLDIDAIKLYPSRDIRIIEHFLEDDEPYIRFELRDFGEFAVWGFGKHIALDASLAILAAMQELGLDEIKRNIKNYRGIKKRFDIVAKDEGLIVIDDYAHHPTEIKVTLSSLLEYAKLKGIKDITVVWQPHKYSRVLDNLKEFMHCFPHGVKLVILPVWAAGEEPRDIDFATHFAHYNPLFIDRVKRSDRSLVLLKDQKEAHMINKGLVIGFGAGDITYQLRGIE; encoded by the coding sequence ATGAAATTGCATTTTATAGGTATTGGTGGAATTGGACTCAGTGGTCTTGCAAGATTTATGAAACATGAAGGGTATGAAGTAAGCGGTAGTGATATTAAATGGACACCACTACTGAAAAAACTGCAACAAGAAGGTATAAAGGTTTTTGTTCCTCAAGCAGCAGATAATATTACTCAAGATATTGACATCGTGATTTATAGCGCTGCAATCAAAGCTAACAATCCTGAGTTGTTAGCTGCAAAGAAAGCAGGTATTCGAACACTTTCACGCAGAGAAGCTTTGCCCCTCATCCTTAGTGGTAAAAAGATCTATGCAGTTGCCGGAGCACATGGCAAGAGCACAACGAGTGCAATTTTGGCTTCAATACTCAATAACTCCAGTGCAATAATAGGAGCAGAGAGTAAAGAGTTTGGATCAAATGTAAGGTATAAGCAGACTGAGACTGTTGTTTTTGAAGCAGATGAGAGTGATGCAAGCTTTTTGCAAATCGAGCCGCATTGCGCTGTGGTTACGAATGCTGAACCTGAGCATATGGAATTTTACAATCATGATCTTGATCTCTTTTATGATGCATACAGAGAGTTTTTAAAAAAGGCGAAAGTACGTGTTATCAATGCTGAAGATCCTTTTTTAGAAAGTTTAGATATCGATGCAATTAAGCTCTATCCAAGCCGTGATATTAGGATAATTGAGCATTTTTTGGAAGATGATGAGCCTTACATTAGATTTGAGTTGCGAGATTTTGGAGAGTTTGCAGTATGGGGATTTGGAAAACACATCGCTTTGGATGCCTCTCTTGCCATATTGGCAGCAATGCAGGAGTTAGGACTTGACGAGATAAAACGCAATATTAAAAATTATCGTGGAATCAAAAAGCGCTTTGACATTGTGGCTAAAGATGAAGGGCTTATTGTCATAGATGACTATGCACACCATCCAACAGAGATTAAAGTTACTCTCTCTTCACTTTTGGAGTATGCCAAACTCAAAGGGATAAAGGATATTACAGTTGTGTGGCAGCCACATAAATACTCAAGAGTGCTTGATAATCTTAAAGAGTTTATGCACTGCTTTCCTCATGGAGTCAAGCTTGTGATACTTCCTGTTTGGGCTGCAGGAGAGGAGCCAAGAGATATAGATTTTGCAACGCACTTTGCTCACTACAATCCACTCTTTATCGATAGAGTTAAAAGATCTGATAGATCTCTTGTCCTTTTGAAAGATCAAAAAGAGGCTCATATGATAAATAAAGGACTCGTGATTGGTTTTGGAGCTGGAGATATTACTTACCAGTTGCGAGGAATAGAATAG